In Clostridia bacterium, one DNA window encodes the following:
- a CDS encoding DUF1292 domain-containing protein — MLREEDKIVLIDEDDNELEFAFIDAIEVDGEEYAILSPVEEIVSAKEEKEAVILKIGQDDNGEEILFDIEDDEEWDRVANAWQEYMETLQ, encoded by the coding sequence ATGTTAAGAGAAGAGGATAAAATAGTTTTGATTGATGAGGATGATAATGAATTAGAATTTGCTTTTATTGATGCTATTGAGGTAGATGGTGAGGAATATGCTATTTTGTCACCTGTAGAGGAAATTGTTAGTGCCAAAGAAGAAAAAGAAGCGGTTATCTTAAAAATTGGTCAAGATGATAATGGCGAAGAAATTCTTTTTGATATTGAAGATGATGAAGAATGGGATCGTGTGGCTAATGCTTGGCAAGAGTACATGGAAACCTTGCAGGA